Part of the Halobaculum halobium genome, TTCCTCGACCGTCGGCTCCAGCATCTTACACGGCCCGCACCAATCGGCGTGGTAGTCGACGAGGACGAGTCCCTCGCTCGTCAACTCCGCGAACTGCTCCTCGCTTTCCACGTGGACGGGGTCTCCGGCGGCTGTTTCGGTACTCATGCCCACCACTTGGCGCGTTCGGGTGTTAACCGTTCCACTGGAATGCCGGCGTCGCGCACGACCGCGACGGTGAGGACTGTAAGACGGTGCTGTATCGCGATCGGCATCGCTGTCGAGTGAATCGAACAGGCGACTCGCGGCGGCGTCCGTCGGTGAGTCGCACACCCGCAGCACGACGGACGGTCGTTCTCAGCGCACGCGACGGGGTGGTCCCGCCCTCGTATTTCAAGGCTCGTACGAGAGCAGCACGCCGTCGTCGACGCGGGTCACGTCGGTCAGCGCCAGCCGCGGGAAGTCGTCGACGAAGCCCTCTCCGTCAGCCAGCGTCGGCGCCTCGCGGCCGCCGATCACCAGCGAGCCGACGTAGAGGGTGAGTTCGTCGACGAGGCGCTCGTCGAACAGCGAAAATAACAGCTCGCCGCCACCCTCGACCATGACGCGCTCGATTCCCTCGGCTTCGAGCGCGCCAAAGGCGGCCGTGAGGTCGACGCGGCCGTCGGCGTCTCCCGCGACCAGAATCTCCGCGCCTGCGTCGCGGAGGGCGTCGAGCCGTTCGTCGTCCGCCTCATCGCTCACGAGGAGGTACGTCGTCGCCTCGTCGTCGAGGATCCGCGCGTCTGGCGGGGTTCGCGCGCGCGAGTCCGCGACGACGCGGGCGGGGTTCTCGGAGCGAGCGTTGCGGAGGCGTTGGACGCGGCGGTCCGCTTCGTCGATCGTGAGGTGCGGATCGTCCGCGAGGACGGTGCCGACGCCGACGAGAACGGCATCGGCGGCCGCGCGGATCCGGTCGACGCGGTCGAAGTCGTCGGCGCCGCTGATGCGGACCTGCTCGCGGCGTCGCGACGAGAGCTTCCCGTCGACGGAGACGGCGGCGTTGACGTGGACGTACACGTGAGCGGAGGTTCCGGCCCGACGGCTCAGTTCTGTCGGTGGCCGAGCGGTTTCTTCTGTTCGAGTTCGATCTCGACGTGGACGGAGTCGGGGAAGTCCATGTGACCGACCTCGCGGGCGATGTGGTCGTTGCCGTGGATCTCCAGTCGGCGGGCGAACACCTCGAACGACCACTCGCCGAGCTCGTCGCCCGAGGAAAGCCCCTCGTACAGCGGCACGCGGACACGTTCTGCGGGCTCCGTGTGCGGGCCCTTGCACTCGGCACCCTTTCGTTCGAGCATCTCGCGGAGGCTGTTCACGGTGTCGTCGAGCGCGGCGCGATCCCCGCTTTGGAATCTGAGTTTGGTTACGAAGGTCATGAGCTGAGGGTCTACCCTCCATGTTTCTCCGGAGCGGCAAAAGCGCATCTACCCGCGCGGCGGCACGTGGTGGGCTGGCACAGCTGTCGTCGACGACACCCGTTGGCCACCGTCCGCGTGGGATCTCCCGATACCGAGCGGCTTCGGTCCGGCGATCGGTCGCCGTGGCGTCGAGTCGCTTCTGTCCGGACAGGGAGCCGTCTTCGAGGGGAATCAGAGAAACCCCTGGGGGTTCGCCGACGCTGGGCGGCCTTCAGGCGCCGTCCGGCCCGATAGAGCGGTCTCGGCTCCGACATACTCTTGAACCGGGGTAGCTTACCTGTCGCTAATGTCGGTCGAAGCGACTAGCGCTGGAGCCATCCTCTTCCGCGACACCCGCGGCCACAGGGAGTACTTACTCCTGAAGAGCCGACCCGGGGACTGGGAGTTCCCCAAGGGCGGGGTCGAAGGAGAAGAGGAACTCCAGCAGACGGCGATCAGAGAAGTGACCGAGGAGGCGGGAGTCGAAGACTTCCGGCTCATCGACGGCTTCCGGAAAGAGTACGACTACGTGTTCGAGGCGGGCGGGAACACCATCCACAAGACGGTGCATCTGTTCATCGCCCACTCGTTCGAAGCGAGCGCGGAGTTGTCGACCGAGCACCGCGACCTGCAGTGGCGCGACTACGATCAGGCGCTCAACACGATCACGCAGGATGGCCCCCGTGACATTCTGGAGGACGCCCAC contains:
- a CDS encoding 2,5-diamino-6-(ribosylamino)-4(3H)-pyrimidinone 5'-phosphate reductase, which produces MYVHVNAAVSVDGKLSSRRREQVRISGADDFDRVDRIRAAADAVLVGVGTVLADDPHLTIDEADRRVQRLRNARSENPARVVADSRARTPPDARILDDEATTYLLVSDEADDERLDALRDAGAEILVAGDADGRVDLTAAFGALEAEGIERVMVEGGGELLFSLFDERLVDELTLYVGSLVIGGREAPTLADGEGFVDDFPRLALTDVTRVDDGVLLSYEP
- a CDS encoding bis(5'-nucleosyl)-tetraphosphatase; translated protein: MSVEATSAGAILFRDTRGHREYLLLKSRPGDWEFPKGGVEGEEELQQTAIREVTEEAGVEDFRLIDGFRKEYDYVFEAGGNTIHKTVHLFIAHSFEASAELSTEHRDLQWRDYDQALNTITQDGPRDILEDAHDYLDELQATEADGYLLESQG
- a CDS encoding uS10/mL48 family ribosomal protein, whose amino-acid sequence is MTFVTKLRFQSGDRAALDDTVNSLREMLERKGAECKGPHTEPAERVRVPLYEGLSSGDELGEWSFEVFARRLEIHGNDHIAREVGHMDFPDSVHVEIELEQKKPLGHRQN